A section of the Pochonia chlamydosporia 170 chromosome 2, whole genome shotgun sequence genome encodes:
- a CDS encoding polysaccharide synthase (similar to Metarhizium acridum CQMa 102 XP_007808058.1) has product MAAITTLAGFWLWGLIDGKVLATASKRYRPVERQDDDPSFNIDTSDVSVIVPTVDTKASFPTCLQTWVANNPGEIIIIGIEKQRDHIASLVQRAALSPDLATKIKILYAPAASKRDQFRLGIEESTGSIIVNVDDHIIWSDEFLQHTLPCFQDKSVGAVGTPLTIHIPPHRRNSKSITPWETAMMRALWKRNHGLEAVYAAYGWCWVLAGSTVVFRAEILKDPRFLHGLTKDYWLGRYKLDTGDDTFSSRWLQQHDWKIAIQSMPATEVNRTTVKTGSAFFEQAFRWERSTIQSYLRTLRDVSQIWKKPYVARKTIERVCRPLLTGIHIYAWIRSFMTYPTLASLLLLYYGWDSSLSYSAFLGRYPYMRRHLWAAVLIDYFYVIQDVWSWLTLNDTSWRR; this is encoded by the exons ATGGCAGCCATCACGACTCTTGCTGGATTTTG GCTCTGGGGGCTTATCGACGGGAAAGTTCTCGCGACTGCATCTAAGAGATATAGACCGGTTGAGCGCCAGGATGATGATCCCTCTTTCAATATTGACACATCGGACGTCAGTGTCATTGTGCCGACAGTCGACACCAAGGCATCGTTTCCTACCTGCCTTCAAACCTGGGTTGCCAACAACCCTGGAGAAATTATAATCATTGGAATAGAGAAGCAGCGCGATCATATAGCCAGCCTGGTTCAGCGTGCCGCCCTATCACCAGATCTGGCTACCAAAATCAAGATACTCTACGCACCAGCGGCAAGCAAAAGGGATCAATTCAGACTAGGCATTGAAGAGTCCACCGGCAGTATTATTGTCAATGTAGACGATCATATCATTTGGTCGGACGAGTTCCTCCAACATACACTACCATGTTTCCAAGACAAGTCTGTCGGGGCCGTCGGAACACCACTTACAATTCACATCCCTCCACATCGccgcaacagcaaaagcATTACACCCTGGGAgacagccatgatgaggGCTCTCTGGAAGAGAAATCACGGACTAGAAGCAGTTTACGCCGCCTACGGTTGGTGCTGGGTGCTGGCTGGGTCGACTGTTGTTTTCCGAGCTGAGATTCTCAAGGATCCCCGGTTTCTGCACGGCTTAACAAAGGACTACTGGCTGGGCCGGTATAAACTTGACACAGGAGACGATACCTTCTCATCACGTTGGCTACAGCAACACGATTGGAAGATTGCCATTCAGTCCATGCCAGCGACAGAAGTTAACAGAACAACGGTCAAGACTGGTTCCGCGTTTTTTGAGCAGGCCTTCCGATGGGAACGAAGTACCATACAGTCCTATCTGCGTACGTTACGAGACGTTTCTCAGATTTGGAAGAAACCATATGTCGCCCGTAAGACAATCGAACGAGTTTGTCGGCCCCTATTGACCGGTATACATATTTATGCGTGGATTCGCTCGTTCATGACTTACCCGACACTAGC ATCCTTGCTACTGCTGTATTATGGTTGGGATTCAAGCTTGAGCTACAGTGCATTTCTTGGCCGATATCCTTATATGAGGCGCCATTTGTGGGCTGCTGTGCTGATTGACTATTTCTACGTGATCCAGGATGTTTGGAGCTGGTTGACTCTTAATGAT ACTTCTTGGCGCCGATAG
- a CDS encoding efflux pump antibiotic resistance protein (similar to Talaromyces stipitatus ATCC 10500 XP_002486740.1) — protein MATATPRVEEDRIEPAVLRPTEEVELAQLAVSNSKGDDPFLVTFSANDADNPLNWSTGKKWAVTDVLSATGFNRIMVSTIMAPSLPTIAKQFHMNSAEAVMALSIYVLASAIGPLIMGPLSEVYGRAPILHASNIWFLAWNIACGFSNTKGTLIASRFMAGLGASSIYALSGGVLGDVWRPEQRGKSLGMYLLIPVLGAAVGPIIGGFIAAHTDWRWSFWATSAFQGVMILASYLTFQETFAPIILKKRAEKLRKSTGDTRYYAAFEKLEQGKKLPTILARAVSRPMRLLVTHPIIQATAVISGFSYGLLYIVLATFAELWIEHYGQRVELSGLHYLACALGEVLGSQLGGYIMDHTYKRAAEKANGVPKPESRIPIMFATYTLVPVGLLIYGWTAEYRLSWVAVDVGIFIVMFAGQIASLPLQAYVMDVYAEHTSSAIAAMQFLRSLAAFLFPLFAPAMYSGLGYGWGNSIIALVAFCVGVPAPLIIWKFGERFRAKLVSSY, from the exons atggcaacagcaacacccaGAGTCGAAGAAGACAGAATTGAGCCCGCAGTCCTGCGACCAACAGAAGAGGTCGAATTGGCCCAGTTAGCAGTCTCTAACTCCAAAGGAGACGATCCCTTTCTTGTAACTTTCAGCGCAAATGATGCCGACAATCCACTCAATTGGTCAACCGGAAAGAAATGGGCGGTAACAGATGTCCTGTCCGCAACTGGCTTCAACCGCATAATGGTTTccaccatcatggctccATCTCTTCCCACCATAGCCAAGCAATTCCATATGAACAGTGCGGAAGCCGTCATGGCATTATCAATTTACGTGTTAGCCAGTGCGATTGGCCCGTTGATCATGGGACCATTGTCAGAAGTCTACGGACGCGCCCCGATTCTGCATGCCTCTAACATCTGGTTTCTTGCTTGGAATATTGCTTGCGGCTTCTCAAATACCAAAGGCACATTAATTGCTTCACGATTCATGGCTGGTCTTGGGGCCAGTTCAATCTACGCACTATCTGGCGGAGTTCTGGGAGATGTCTGGAGGCCTGAACAGCGAGGCAAGTCTCTTGGCATGTATCTGCTCATCCCGGTGCTCGGCGCTGCCGTTG GTCCCATAATTGGAGGTTTCATTGCCGCTCATACAGACTGGCGATGGTCGTTCTGGGCAACGTCTGCCTTCCAAGGCGTAATGATTCTCGCCTCATACCTGACATTCCAGGAAACCTTTGCCCCTATCATCCTTAAGAAACGTGCCGAAAAATTAAGGAAATCAACGGGCGACACACGCTACTACGCAGCATTTGAGAAATTGGAACAAGGAAAGAAATTGCCCACCATTTTGGCAAGGGCAGTTTCTCGACCAATGCGGCTTTTGGTGACTCACCCTATCATCCAGGCGACTGCAGTTATTTCCGGCTTCAGCTACGGCTTACTTTACATTGTCCTAGCAACATTCGCCGAGTTGTGGATTGAGCATTACGGGCAACGTGTTGAGCTCAGTGGTCTACATTACTTAGCTTGTGCATTAGGCGAAGTCTTGGGCTCACAACTTGGCGGTTACATCATGGACCATACGTACAAAAGAGCTGCAGAGAAGGCTAATGGAGTGCCTAAACCCGAGTCCCGCATTCCAATCATGTTCGCGACTTACACACTCGTACCGGTTGGCTTGCTAATCTACGGCTGGACAGCGGAATACCGTCTGTCATGGGTTGCTGTCGACGTGGGCATATTCATCGTCATGTTCGCCGGGCAAATCGCGAGTTTACCTCTTCAAGCATACGTGATGGATGTTTACGCCGAGCACACGAGTTCTGCCATCGCTGCAATGCAGTTTCTTCGCAGTTTGGCGGCATTCCTGTTCCCACTCTTTGCTCCGGCAATGTATTCCGGTCTTGGATATGGTTGGGGTAACAGCATCATCGCGCTGGTCGCATTCTGTGTCGGGGTGCCGGCACCACTGATAATTTGGAAATTTGGAGAGAGATTCCGAGCGAAACTTGTTTCGAGTTATTAA
- a CDS encoding peptidoglycan-binding domain-containing protein (similar to Moniliophthora roreri MCA 2997 XP_007857834.1), with amino-acid sequence MKLFTFTAAVLAASTATAAKLSQSQAEAKLKPNGITASSSGGCTNRQNKSCTSYDQINSATVDGVITLKKASGCSSLIITGGTEIGHASGTYSHYNGYKVDLRHQSCLDNYIKSAFTKIADRGDGYPQWKAKSGNIYCDEGSHWDVTYYTSG; translated from the exons ATGAAG CTGTTTACTTTTACTGCCGCGGTCTTGGCCGCCTCTACTGCTACTGCAGCCAAGCTTTCCCAGTCTCAAGCCGAAGCCAAGTTGAAGCCGAACGGCATTACCGCTTCTTCCAGTGGCGGCTGCACCAATCGGCAGAACAAGAGCTGCACTTCTTATGATCAGATCAACTCTGCCACTGTCGATGGAGTCATAACTCTGAAAAAGGCGTCGGGTTGCTCGTCGCTGATCATCACCGGCGGCACAGAGATTGGCCATGCATCTGGGACGTACTCCCATTACAACGGGTACAAGGTGGACTTGAGGCACCAATCTTGTCTGGACAACTACATCAAGAGTGCCTTCACCAAGATTGCGGATCGCGGGGACGGGTATCCTCAATGGAAGGCCAAGTCTGGAAACATCTATTGT GACGAGGGGAGCCATTGGGATGTGACTTACTACACCTCTGGCTAG
- a CDS encoding siderophore iron transporter (similar to Coccidioides immitis RS XP_001247665.1) has protein sequence MNDDTNSSTAPAATDQYTEKGRGAVVLDISDKSTPAHDGDTSADEELQAGVLGVEAIATVWSKTTLIVVYVLIWIVYFIMLMQQGSGNALNPFVTSAFQQHSLTPTVLVLSSIFGGVCNLTVAKILDVFGRPHGYAMALFITTIGIIMMAATNSVEMYAAAQVFWTVGNNALLYSVGIFVADTTELQNRGLMTAITASPNIITIWLSGPISQAFLTGPGWRWCFGLFSIIVPVLCLPLFGVLMLNYVKAKRQGLIKPKAKTRTPWQSLLYYLREFDAVGLILLTAGLALFLLPFNIYALQPLGWQSPLIICLLVFGVVLMILFALWERFFAPITFMPYSLLLDRDMVGACVLGAVLFFSYTSWSSLFTSYLQVVHNLSVTNASYVYQIYGIGSSIFTIATGFAIRYTGRYKAITLYGGIPLYTLFMGLMIYFREPDMNIGYLVMCQIFISFAAGVIIITPPIAAMSAADHQRIAVVVAVLSMFSSIGGAIGSTVASAIWQAIFPIKLAEFLPPEEQANLLTIYASLEAQLSYPVGSPARIAIQRAYAEGQSKMLAAGTAVWAIGFVAVAFWRNTDVKNLKQLKGQVI, from the coding sequence ATGAACGACGATACAAATTCCTCAACTGCACCGGCCGCCACCGACCAATACACAGAAAAAGGTCGAGGCGCAGTCGTCCTTGATATAAGCGACAAGTCCACGCCGGCGCATGATGGAGACACAAGCGCagatgaagagcttcaagCCGGTGTTCTCGgcgttgaagccatcgccaccgtTTGGTCGAAAACCACTCTGATTGTGGTCTATGTCTTGATATGGATCGTCTACTTCATCATGCTGATGCAGCAAGGCTCTGGAAACGCGCTGAATCCTTTCGTCACATCAGCCTTTCAGCAGCATTCGCTCACGCCTACCGTGCTAGTCCTGAGCAGCATATTTGGAGGTGTCTGTAACCTCACTGTCGCCAAGATACTCGACGTATTTGGGCGACCTCATGGTTACGCCATGGCTCTTTTCATCACAACCATTGGCATTATCATGATGGCCGCAACTAATAGCGTGGAGATGTATGCTGCTGCTCAAGTCTTCTGGACCGTGGGCAATAACGCCTTGCTCTACAGCGTCGGCATCTTTGTCGCAGACACGACCGAACTCCAGAATCGTGGCCTCATGACGGCCATTACTGCTTCGCCTAACATTATTACAATTTGGTTGAGCGGTCCCATTTCGCAAGCGTTCCTCACAGGACctggctggcggtggtgcttCGGCCTCTTCTCAATTATTGTGCCGGTACTGTGCTTGCCATTATTTGGcgtgttgatgttgaattACGTCAAGGCAAAAAGACAGGGTCTTATCAAACCAAAAGCGAAAACGAGAACACCATGGCAATCACTGCTGTACTACTTACGCGAGTTTGATGCTGTCGGTCTCATCTTATTGACGGCTGGGCTGgctctcttcctcttgccCTTCAACATCTATGCTTTGCAGCCTCTTGGATGGCAATCGCCGTTGATCATCTGCCTGCTCGTTTTCGGTGTTGTACTTATGATTCTCTTTGCCCTGTGGGAGAGATTTTTCGCACCCATCACTTTTATGCCATACTCGCTTTTACTCGACCGAGACATGGTAGGCGCTTGTGTACTCGGTGCCgttctcttcttcagctATACCAGCTGGAGCAGTCTGTTTACTTCCTATCTTCAGGTCGTCCACAACCTCAGTGTCACCAATGCTAGTTACGTTTACCAGATTtatggcattggcagcagcatctttACCATTGCTACAGGTTTTGCCATCCGCTATACCGGGCGATACAAAGCCATCACCCTGTACGGTGGTATACCCCTTTACACTCTGTTCATGGGCCTCATGATCTACTTCCGGGAGCCGGATATGAACATCGGCTACCTTGTCATGTGCCaaatcttcatctcctttgCGGCTGGCGTCATTATCATCACTCCGCCTATTGCAGCCATGTCTGCTGCCGATCACCAGCGCATCGCGGTTGTTGTGGCTGTCTTATCCATGTTCTCGAGCATTGGCGGTGCGATAGGCTCTACTGTCGCAAGCGCAATCTGGCAGGCCATCTTTCCCATCAAGCTCGCCGAGTTCCTTCCACCCGAGGAACAGGCCAATCTTCTCACCATCTACGCGTCACTTGAAGCCCAGCTTAGTTATCCGGTGGGAAGTCCTGCTCGAATTGCCATTCAACGAGCGTACGCTGAAGGCCAATCCAAGATGCTTGCGGCTGGCACCGCTGTGTGGGCGATTGGCTTCGTTGCCGTTGCTTTCTGGAGAAACACTGATGTTAAGAACTTGAAACAGCTGAAGGGTCAGGTTATTTGA
- a CDS encoding lipase (similar to Arthroderma otae CBS 113480 XP_002847306.1), which translates to MSSYPFAYSEAAGLDSRIKLPRPTVDPALAPIVDSYLFPEELDIAFMRGMSAGEDGDMLSYTADSIINTRPHLKHTEHSIPGPEGNSVTLSVFAPKEPTSTTLPAVYYMHGGGMVSGDRFAGVNEFWDLLKGIECVVMSVEYRLAPETRAPGPAEDCYAGLVWVSENAARLGIDPGNIIVSGVSGGAALAAAVCLMARDRKSLAIPLKAQMLLSPMLDDRCESVSDQQFEYGSPWCGITNRMAWSHAVGEARGTSNITPYQSPARAEDLSNLPPTYIDAAECEVFRDPAVTYATNMWRCGSTCELHVWPGAFHLFDGMDNPDVPLIRTAIVAKQAWLMRIIKS; encoded by the coding sequence ATGTCTTCATACCCTTTTGCCTATTCCGAAGCCGCAGGGTTGGATTCCAGGATCAAGTTACCTCGTCCAACTGTTGATCCTGCGCTGGCACCTATCGTCGATTCTTATTTGTTTCCAGAAGAACTTGACATCGCATTTATGCGCGGCATGTCAGCgggcgaggatggcgacaTGTTGTCTTACACTGctgacagcatcatcaacacgAGGCCACATCTCAAACATACGGAGCATTCTATCCCCGGTCCTGAAGGCAACAGCGTCACCTTGTCCGTGTTTGCGCCCAAGGAACCCACTTCAACTACCCTACCAGCTGTGTATTACATGCATGGCGGAGGAATGGTTTCCGGTGACCGCTTTGCTGGGGTCAATGAGTTCTGGGATCTTCTCAAGGGGATAGAGTGCGTCGTCATGTCAGTTGAATACCGCCTTGCGCCTGAGACTCGCGCCCCAGGACCGGCAGAGGATTGTTATGCCGGGCTTGTCTGGGTATCCGAAAACGCGGCCAGACTTGGTATTGACCCAGGAAATATAATTGTCTCGGGTGTCTCTGGTGGTGCGGCGCTCGCGGCGGCCGTCTGCCTCATGGCTCGTGACAGGAAGTCTCTGGCGATTCCCCTCAAAGCACAAATGCTGCTATCCCCAATGCTTGATGACCGATGCGAGAGTGTCTCTGACCAACAGTTTGAGTATGGAAGCCCGTGGTGTGGCATCACCAATCGCATGGCTTGGTCTCACGCCGTCGGTGAAGCACGGGGCACAAGCAATATTACTCCGTATCAGTCGCCTGCTCGGGCAGAGGATCTCTCAAACCTTCCGCCCACCTACATTGATGCCGCGGAATGCGAGGTATTTCGTGATCCAGCCGTCACATACGCCACGAACATGTGGCGCTGCGGATCAACTTGCGAGTTGCATGTCTGGCCTGGAGCTTTCCATTTGTTTGATGGGATGGATAACCCAGATGTGCCGCTTATTCGCACAGCAATTGTAGCTAAACAAGCTTGGCTAATGAGAATTATAAAGTCGTGA
- a CDS encoding alcohol acetyltransferase (similar to Metarhizium robertsii ARSEF 23 XP_007821660.1) → MANLQQLKKLRPLGKLEQVSACCHHLGFFNNVGLSAHYNLSGPSSPAGFNLRHVIYAAIRDVIRKHRILFAIPVNEDSPDTYFASLPFIDLDRSIHFAKRSQPLPRNGEDKDEELDTILQEQHNTNFRSDYGTLPFWRLIILQTPEVETEFTACFVYHHAIGDGVSGVVFHDEFRKALDAACSTSALQYNIEERVMPDENVQVLPPVEELHPLPVIPTPPAPGAANLKEWTGKSIHTPCRSRWTSLYVSAHASRAFFAECKAKGLSVTPALSSIIASVLFRTLPQTEEALTCIIPISLRPWLSTPREAANAAIGTYFDATRVKLTKPDQNTQDVGSTDIWPGASQVSKAMKDYLCNVSPSGEPYTAIAVLKGIPDFSVICGAMLGQPRDAAFEVTNVGQIPAPASPQGGDDHIWQVGKVLLSRSALVSGAAITVSVATGGNGSMAIGFSWQEGVLENGILDNVINGVNQYFEKYKQGTEGKDA, encoded by the exons ATGGcaaatcttcaacaactgAAAAAATTGCGGCCGTTGG GCAAACTTGAACAAGTATCCgcttgttgccatcatctaggcttcttcaacaatgtTGGACTCTCCGCTCATTACAACTTATCCGGgccttcatctccagctGGATTCAACCTACGTCATGTCATCTATGCCGCAATAAGGGATGTGATACGCAAACACCGGATTCTCTTTGCAATTCCAGTCAATGAAGATTCGCCGGATACTTACTTTGCTTCCCTTCCGTTCATTGATCTCGACCGAAGCATCCACTTCGCTAAACGGTCCCAGCCTTTACCTCGGAATGGAGAAGACAAGGACGAGGAACTCGACACAATCCTCCAGGAACAGCATAATACCAACTTCCGGTCTGACTATGGGACCTTGCCTTTCTGGCGCCTGATTATTTTGCAGACGCCCGAGGTGGAGACAGAGTTTACCGCTTGCTTTGTCTATCATCACGCAATTGGAGACGGCGTTTCCGGTGTTGTTTTCCACGATGAGTTCCGCAAAGCCCTGGATGCAGCCTGCTCCACTTCTGCACTGCAATACAATATTGAGGAACGTGTTATGCCAGATGAGAACGTTCAAGTTCTTCCACCAGTCGAAGAATTGCATCCTCTGCCTGTCATCCCAACTCCCCCTGCCCCAGGGGCTGCAAACTTGAAGGAGTGGACCGGGAAGTCCATCCATACCCCTTGCAGATCCCGCTGGACGTCGTTGTACGTCTCAGCACATGCATCCAGAGCCTTCTTTGCGGAATGTAAGGCGAAAGGCTTATCGGTGACACCTGCATTGTCATCCATCATCGCCTCGGTTCTATTCCGAACCCTCCCACAAACAGAGGAGGCGCTTACCTGCATCATACCCATTAGTTTACGACCATGGTTGAGCACACCTCGTGaagctgccaatgctgcTATTGGAACATACTTCGACGCTACCAGGGTGAAGCTCACTAAGCCGGACCAGAATACTCAGGACGTTGGTTCCACGGATATCTGGCCCGGAGCTAGTCAAGTTTCCAAAGCAATGAAGGACTACCTTTGCAACGTCTCGCCATCCGGAGAGCCTTACACTGCAATCGCAGTTCTCAAAGGCATTCCAGACTTCTCCGTCATCTGCGGTGCCATGCTGGGACAGCCCCGTGACGCAGCTTTTGAAGTGACAAACGTTGGACAAATTCCTGCCCCGGCATCACCCCAGGGAGGAGATGACCATATTTGGCAGGTAGGCAAAGTTCTTCTCAGCCGAAGTGCCCTTGTTTCGGGTGCTGCTATTACCGTTAGTGTTGCTACTGGTGGAAATGGTTCCATGGCTATTGGCTTTAGTTGGCAGGAGGGTGTGCTGGAGAATGGCATTCTGGACAATGTGATTAATGGTGTGAATCAATACTTTGAGAAGTATAAGCAGGGGACGGAAGGCAAAGATGCATAA